GCGAAGCGAATCCGCACGTGAGAGTCGTTGCACTGTACCCGGTGCCCGATCCGCGGTAGGCTCTTACGCCCCGATCCACGCGACGAGTTTTGGATGCACCTTCCGGTTGGCGGCCAGCACGTCCATCGGCCGGCCCTCGTAACCGTCCAGATCGATCGGGAACAGCGATTGCCCCTTCCAATCGGTAACGATCGCACCGGCGGCTTCGGCGATCAGGACGCCGGCCGCCACGTCCCACAGCTTCGGCGTACAGACGACCGTGCCCACCAGCCCTCCGGCGGCGACATAGGCCAGTTGCAGGGCCGTCGTTCCGAAGTTGCGAAAGCGCGACGTGTGGATGATCTGCCCCACCCAGAGCGGAAGCGGATCGCCGAAGTGGCTGTCGAGACCGACGCTGCTCGTCGGCGCCATATCGTCTTCGCCGGCCTCGATGCGTCGGCCGTTGAGCTGGGCCTCCCCGCCTTGCACTGCGGCGTACATCGAGTCAGTTGCCGGGTCGAACACGACGCCGACGATGGGGCGGCCCTGGTGGAAGACGCCGATGCTGACTGTGAAGATCGGGATCCCATGGGCGAAGTTGTTGGTGCCGTCGATCGGATCGATCACCCACCAGATCGACGGCTCGCCGCGCGGGGCGCGTTTGAAGATCGCGCCCGGTTCGCCTTCTTCGCCGATGAAACCATGGTCGGGAAAGCTCTCCTTGATGCGATCGACGATGATCTGCTGGCAACGGCGGTCGGCTTCGGTGACCAGTTCCGTCTCATTCTTCAGTGTGGCCTTGACATAATTGATCTCTTCCATCGCCCGCTGCCCGGCAAGGCGAGCGGCGACGACGGCGGTCTCGAGTATCTGGCTCAACGCCTGCTGTTCCAAGCACATATCGGGTCACCTATTCGTTCTCGTTGACAGGAGTATCGCGACCCCATATCATATCTGAGTTATGCTGACACGCCAACGGGCAAATGTCGCCAAATTCACTCGCCTCGCCTCGGCGTCGGAACGTCGTGTGGCGCTGGCGGTTTCCTTGTCGATCTTCGCATTCTTCGCCGGACTGTGGGCGCTTCAAAGGGTGGGCTTCGATTTCGGAACGCTCTTCAATCCGTGCGGCTTCAAACAGCGAACGGGCTGGCCCTGTCCGGCTTGCGGCATGACCACCGCCGTTCTTGCCTTCGCGCGCGGCCGATTGTTGGATGCATTTTACATTCAGCCGTCCGCCGCCTTTCTGTGCAGTGTCCTGGCGCTGACGGCATTTTTGACTTTGCTGACGGCGACCTTTGGGGTATATTTCAACGCCTTCGACCGTCTCTTGCACGAGATGAAGGTGGTTTACTGGATTGCCGTTTTGCTTGTGATTCTGGCTGCCGGCTGGGCGGTAACGCTGGCCCGGGCCTTCGTGGCGCAGAATTCTGGTTAGCCGTATGGTCAATGGGGAGTCACGGGAGTGCCATTATGTGGAAAGTGCTGATCACGGACAAACTGGCCCAGGAGGGGATCGACATCATCAACGCTGCGGAAGGTTTCGAGGCCGTGGTCAAGACCGGCATCAGCGAGGACGAGCTGGCCTCGATCATCGGTGAATACGATGGGCTGATCATTCGCAGCGGGAGCAAAGTCACCGCCAAGGTCCTGGCCAATCCGGGCAAGCTCAAAGGGGTTGCACGGGCCGGCGTGGGCGTCGACAACATCGACGTCAAGGAGGCGACGCGCAAGGGCATCCTCGTGATGAACACGCCGGGGGGCAACACGCTCAGTGCCGCCGAGCACACGATGGCCTTGATGCTGGCGATGAGCCGGAACGTCGTGCCGGCCTGCAACAGCCTCAAAGCGGGGGCCTGGGACCGCAAGAAGTACACTGGCAACCAGCTCAACCACAAGGTCCTGGGCTTGATTGGTCTGGGACGCATCGGCATGGCCGTGGCCCAGATGGCCCGTGGATTCAACATGAAGGTGCTTGGATACGACCCGCTGGCGGCGCCGAAAGACGCCGAACAGCAGGGGGTCGAGGTGACCGACGATATCGAGCGGATTTTCAAGGAATCCGACTTTATCAGCCTGCACGTGCCGAGAAACGAGCAGACGCTGAATATGATCGGGACCAAACAGTTCGAAATGATGAAACCGACGGTGCGTCTGGTCAACTGCGCCCGCGGCGGCATCATCAACGAAGAGGCTCTCTACGATGCCTTGGCGTCCAAGCGGATCGCCGCGGCGGCTCTCGACGTGTTTTCGAGCGAGCCTCCGGAGAACATCCGATTCGCCGAGCTGGACAACTGTCTGGTGACCCCACACTTGGGCGCCAGTACGGAGGAAGCGCAGGTGGAAGTGGCGGTTGAGGCCGCCGAAATTCTGCTCGATGCCATCAAGGGCGGGCCGATCAAAAACGCGCTCAACGCGCCTTCGACGGGCGGAGCGATGCCGCCGATGGTGAGCCGCTACGCCGAGCTGGCACGCCGCGTCGGGGCGCTGCTCAGCACGATCGCGCCGGGCAACATCAAGGGTATCGAAGTCCAGTATCGTGGCGCCATCGCGGCGATGGACGTCGAACCGGTGACGCTCGGCTTCCTGATGGGGTTGCTGCAGCAGCATTTCGAGATGCCGTTGAACATGGTCAACACGCCCGTGCTGGCGAAGGAACGCGGCATCAGCATCGACGAGACCAAGAACGCCGAAGCCAAAGACGTGGCATCGAGCTTCAGTGCGAAGGTTGTCACAACAAAAGGTACTCGTGCTGTGACGGGCTCTGTTTTTGGCGAGCGACTGCTGCGCATCATCGAGATCGACGGCTTCAATATCGAGATGACGCCGCAGGGGGCGGTGCTGGTTATCTTCAACGACGACAAACCGGGTGTCATCGGCGCGGTCGGCACCGTGTGCGGCAAGCATGGCATCAACATCGGGACGATGGGCGTCGGCCAGAAGCTGGAAGAGCACAAGGCCATCCTGGCGGTCAGTCTCGACAAGGAGCCGGACGCCGAGGCTGTTGCGGAATTGGGCAAACTCGACTTCGTCAATGAGATCTACGTCTGCACGCTCTAATCATCTCCGGTGGACGCTGCGAGGCGAACGGACAGAATGGCCCAGGAACTCATCATCAGCGTCAGTGGGATGCGAGGGATCGTCGGCGAGAACCTCACGGCGGCCATCGCCGCCGAATACGGCTGCGCCTTTGGCAGTTTTCTGAAAGACAACGCCGGTGCAGACAGGTCGCGATCGGCCGTCTGCATCGGCCGTGATTCGCGCACCAGTGGACAGATGCTTGCTTCGGCGGTCATGGCGGGCCTGTGCTCGGTCGGCATCGATGCGGTCGATCTGGGGCTGGTGACGACCCCCGGCGTGGGCATCATGCTGCGCCATCTCGGTTGCGCCGGCGGCATGATGATCACGGCGTCGCACAATCCGCTTCCCTACAACGGAATCAAGCTTCTTCTTGGCAACGGCATGGCGCCGCCGCCCGATACGGCGGTGCAGATTCGTCAACGCTTCTTCGACAAGCGGTTTGCGTTCGTCGGCTCGCCGCAGTGCGGACGGGTGGTCGCCAATTCCGAAGCAGATCGCATCCACATCGAAAAGGTCCTGGCGGTTGTCTC
The Anaerobaca lacustris DNA segment above includes these coding regions:
- a CDS encoding inositol monophosphatase family protein is translated as MCLEQQALSQILETAVVAARLAGQRAMEEINYVKATLKNETELVTEADRRCQQIIVDRIKESFPDHGFIGEEGEPGAIFKRAPRGEPSIWWVIDPIDGTNNFAHGIPIFTVSIGVFHQGRPIVGVVFDPATDSMYAAVQGGEAQLNGRRIEAGEDDMAPTSSVGLDSHFGDPLPLWVGQIIHTSRFRNFGTTALQLAYVAAGGLVGTVVCTPKLWDVAAGVLIAEAAGAIVTDWKGQSLFPIDLDGYEGRPMDVLAANRKVHPKLVAWIGA
- a CDS encoding DUF2752 domain-containing protein codes for the protein MALAVSLSIFAFFAGLWALQRVGFDFGTLFNPCGFKQRTGWPCPACGMTTAVLAFARGRLLDAFYIQPSAAFLCSVLALTAFLTLLTATFGVYFNAFDRLLHEMKVVYWIAVLLVILAAGWAVTLARAFVAQNSG
- the serA gene encoding phosphoglycerate dehydrogenase, with the translated sequence MWKVLITDKLAQEGIDIINAAEGFEAVVKTGISEDELASIIGEYDGLIIRSGSKVTAKVLANPGKLKGVARAGVGVDNIDVKEATRKGILVMNTPGGNTLSAAEHTMALMLAMSRNVVPACNSLKAGAWDRKKYTGNQLNHKVLGLIGLGRIGMAVAQMARGFNMKVLGYDPLAAPKDAEQQGVEVTDDIERIFKESDFISLHVPRNEQTLNMIGTKQFEMMKPTVRLVNCARGGIINEEALYDALASKRIAAAALDVFSSEPPENIRFAELDNCLVTPHLGASTEEAQVEVAVEAAEILLDAIKGGPIKNALNAPSTGGAMPPMVSRYAELARRVGALLSTIAPGNIKGIEVQYRGAIAAMDVEPVTLGFLMGLLQQHFEMPLNMVNTPVLAKERGISIDETKNAEAKDVASSFSAKVVTTKGTRAVTGSVFGERLLRIIEIDGFNIEMTPQGAVLVIFNDDKPGVIGAVGTVCGKHGINIGTMGVGQKLEEHKAILAVSLDKEPDAEAVAELGKLDFVNEIYVCTL